One stretch of Arthrobacter polaris DNA includes these proteins:
- a CDS encoding adenine phosphoribosyltransferase, with product MPTPPVSAVIERLCATVLNYPSDGIVFKDLTPVFADGPAFKQVVDSIVESFAGKFDAVAGVEARGFLLAAAAAYATGTGVITIRKAGKLPREVYSQSYSLEYGEAVLELHQEDVPVGTRVLILDDVLATGGTLGAAAALLERTGAVVAGIGVVLEIDDLQGRTNLAGHDILSLLHV from the coding sequence ATCCCAACTCCGCCTGTTTCGGCGGTTATTGAGCGTTTGTGCGCTACGGTTCTTAACTACCCCTCGGACGGTATTGTCTTCAAAGATTTAACNCCCGTNTTTGCCGATGGGCCCGCGTTCAAGCAGGTGGTTGATTCCATTGTGGAATCCTTCGCTGGAAAGTTCGACGCCGTTGCCGGGGTGGAGGCGCGCGGCTTCCTGTTGGCTGCGGCTGCTGCATACGCCACGGGAACCGGTGTGATCACCATCCGTAAGGCCGGGAAGTTGCCTCGGGAAGTGTATTCCCAGAGCTACTCTCTGGAGTATGGGGAGGCTGTCCTGGAACTGCACCAAGAAGACGTCCCTGTTGGTACGCGTGTGTTAATTCTTGACGATGTGCTTGCCACAGGTGGAACGCTCGGTGCAGCCGCGGCGCTGCTTGAGCGCACTGGGGCAGTGGTGGCGGGCATCGGCGTCGTTCTTGAAATTGATGACCTGCAAGGACGCACCAATCTTGCCGGCCATGACATCCTCTCCTTGCTGCACGTATGA
- a CDS encoding UvrD-helicase domain-containing protein, giving the protein MYDDELAQERSYVHGLYSRLDELRAXKVAQLSEVRRAKSMGTHQNRSERDAFATLYENRLAQLNAVDDKLVFGRLDLDDGQARYIGRIGLSAEDLRQLMVDWRAPEAGTFYQATAFERMGVRRRRHLLLQSRNVKGIEDDVLDHTMIVAGEHLQGEGALLAALNSKRTGRMNDIVGTIQAEQDRIIRAPLSGALVVQGGPGTGKTAVALHRAAYLLYTHRXGLQSAGVLLVGPSNAFMKYIERVLPSLGETGVVMSSVGNLFPGIQASAHESAETAELKGRVAMAQVVANAVANRQRLPREDVRLDVEGTRLVLTVRQVRRARDKARATNLPHNEARVTFVTTLLRELTEQLREHIESAGAGNNADRSYLAEDVRSARDVRVMLNLCWMPMNAQQLVDDMFSKPEILTAVTPGFTDAERDLLRRHPGSRWSESDVPLLDEAAELLGEMDATGGRAQASAQSQRKRDLANAEKAISNMNQQLEDSGVDGMLTAEQLADYNIVEQESQTSAERALTDRSWAYGHVVVDEAQELSPMQWRLLVRRCPVKSFTIVGDIAQTSSAAGAMSWQLALTPILGERWNVEELTVNYRTPTQIAEAAVRMANAAGQVVSAPKAVRDGEWEPLVDFVAEAEVINQVVAVMDEETAAVGGGLVAVIAPASMVPATTAALRSVYGARIGXGAGSLEQNIVVIDPHEAKGLEFDGVIIVQPAALLAGANGRVGDLYVSMTRPTQRLRLITSEPLPAGIENSSAPTPSTHFWGCGRVWEHSGHFAGPGWR; this is encoded by the coding sequence ATGTATGACGACGAGTTGGCCCAAGAACGCAGCTATGTTCACGGCCTCTATTCACGCCTGGATGAACTTCGAGCTGANAAAGTTGCCCAACTTAGCGAGGTGCGCCGTGCCAAGTCCATGGGAACGCATCAAAACCGTTCCGAACGCGACGCCTTTGCCACGCTGTATGAGAACCGTCTGGCACAGTTAAATGCGGTGGATGACAAGCTTGTATTTGGCAGGTTGGACCTTGATGATGGCCAAGCTCGCTATATTGGCCGTATTGGGCTTTCTGCTGAGGATTTGCGCCAGTTGATGGTTGACTGGCGCGCCCCTGAGGCAGGCACNTTTTATCAGGCCACCGCCTTTGAGCGCATGGGTGTGCGCCGCCGTCGGCATTTGCTGCTGCAGAGCCGCAATGTCAAGGGCATCGAGGACGACGTCCTGGACCACACCATGATCGTTGCCGGTGAGCACCTCCAAGGGGAGGGAGCGTTGCTGGCAGCACTGAACTCNAAGCGCACTGGGCGCATGAATGACATCGTGGGCACCATTCAAGCCGAGCAGGACCGCATCATCCGCGCGCCTTTGAGTGGAGCGCTTGTGGTGCAAGGTGGCCCCGGAACCGGCAAAACGGCAGTGGCGCTGCACCGTGCCGCATATCTGCTGTACACCCACCGAGANGGGCTGCAATCCGCTGGCGTTTTGTTAGTTGGCCCGTCCAACGCGTTCATGAAATATATTGAGCGGGTGCTGCCCTCGTTGGGCGAAACCGGCGTGGTCATGTCCAGCGTGGGTAATCTGTTTCCCGGCATCCAGGCAAGTGCGCATGAATCGGCCGAGACGGCGGAGCTCAAAGGCCGTGTCGCCATGGCTCAGGTGGTGGCAAACGCTGTAGCAAACCGCCAGCGCCTGCCGCGCGAAGATGTCAGGCTCGACGTCGAAGGCACCCGTTTGGTGCTGACCGTCCGCCAAGTCCGCCGCGCCCGAGACAAGGCGCGAGCCACGAATCTGCCGCACAACGAAGCGCGCGTCACCTTTGTGACAACACTTCTGCGCGAGCTCACCGAACAATTGCGTGAGCACATCGAATCCGCAGGTGCTGGTAACAATGCCGACAGATCCTACCTAGCCGAGGACGTCCGTTCCGCCCGTGATGTGCGCGTCATGCTGAATTTGTGCTGGATGCCCATGAATGCCCAACAGCTTGTTGATGACATGTTCAGCAAACCGGAAATCCTCACCGCTGTGACCCCGGGCTTCACCGATGCCGAGCGTGATTTGCTGCGCCGGCACCCCGGCTCGCGGTGGAGCGAATCGGATGTGCCGTTGCTGGATGAGGCCGCCGAGCTCCTGGGCGAGATGGACGCTACTGGTGGCCGGGCCCAAGCGAGTGCGCAGTCTCAGCGTAAGCGGGACTTGGCCAACGCCGAGAAGGCCATCTCCAACATGAATCAGCAGCTGGAGGATTCCGGTGTTGACGGTATGCTCACGGCTGAGCAGCTCGCTGACTACAACATTGTTGAGCAGGAATCTCAGACCAGCGCAGAACGTGCCTTGACTGACAGGTCCTGGGCCTATGGCCACGTGGTGGTTGATGAAGCACAGGAACTTTCACCCATGCAGTGGCGGCTCCTAGTGCGCCGGTGCCCGGTGAAGTCATTCACCATTGTTGGGGACATTGCCCAAACCAGTTCTGCTGCGGGCGCCATGTCATGGCAGCTGGCGCTCACTCCTATTCTGGGCGAGCGCTGGAACGTGGAGGAGTTGACGGTCAATTACCGCACGCCAACGCAGATCGCCGAGGCAGCAGTGCGCATGGCCAATGCGGCTGGCCAAGTGGTCTCCGCGCCTAAGGCAGTGCGCGACGGCGAATGGGAACCNCTGGTTGATTTCGTCGCCGAGGCGGAGGTCATCAATCAGGTGGTTGCTGTCATGGATGAGGAAACTGCAGCTGTGGGTGGNGGACTGGTGGCAGTGATTGCCCCGGCGTCCATGGTGCCGGCCACTACGGCTGCTCTACGGAGCGTTTACGGAGCCCGAATTGGCCANGGGGCTGGCTCACTGGAGCAGAACATTGTGGTGATTGACCCGCATGAGGCCAAGGGGCTGGAGTTTGACGGTGTGATCATTGTCCAGCCTGCAGCCCTGCTGGCTGGAGCCAACGGCCGGGTTGGCGATTTGTATGTGTCCATGACCAGGCCCACTCAACGGTTGCGCCTGATCACCTCGGAGCCGCTGCCTGCTGGAATCGAAAATAGTAGCGCTCCCACGCCCTCTACACACTTTTGGGGGTGTGGGAGGGTATGGGAACACAGCGGGCACTTTGCTGGGCCCGGATGGCGATGA
- the tyrS gene encoding tyrosine--tRNA ligase has translation MSLQTELRAPENDSSFANVWQELKWRGLVQVSTDEAALEELLAGEPITYYCGFDPTAPSLHLGNLVQLLTMRRMQLAGHKPLGLVGGSTGLVGDPRPTAERTMNSKETVEQWVGFLQGQVQRFLSFEGVNAARMVNNLDWTEPMSVLDFLREVGKYFRVGTMIKKEIVASRLNSDEGISYAEFSYQILQGMDYLELFRQYGCVLQQGGSDQXGNLTSGTDLIRKVEGASVHALGTPLITNSDGTKFGKSEGNAIWLDAAMCSPYDMYQFWLNTADADVVDRLKVFTFLSREEIDAIGVAVTEKPQARQGQRTLAFQVTSLVHGVDTALKVIAASAALFGQGDLAELDLATLESATRQLPRSVAPVGGLTIVELLVVSGLSKSNSDARRTVGEGGAYVNNAKVTDLDAVLGAADALHGKFLLVRRGKRTLSMVELAG, from the coding sequence GTGTCTTTGCAAACTGAACTCCGCGCNCCCGAAAACGATTCCAGCTTCGCCAATGTTTGGCAGGAGCTCAAGTGGCGAGGCCTGGTCCAGGTCTCCACCGACGAGGCAGCTCTTGAGGAGCTACTCGCCGGCGAGCCGATCACGTACTATTGCGGCTTTGACCCGACAGCACCGAGCCTGCACCTAGGTAACTTGGTCCAGCTGCTGACCATGCGCCGCATGCAGCTTGCCGGCCATAAACCACTGGGACTGGTGGGCGGGTCCACNGGGTTGGTNGGGGATCCGCGGCCGACGGCGGAGCGCACCATGAACTCTAAGGAAACGGTTGAGCAGTGGGTTGGCTTCTTGCAGGGCCAAGTGCAACGCTTCTTGTCCTTTGAGGGCGTGAACGCCGCACGCATGGTCAATAACCTTGACTGGACAGAACCCATGTCGGTGCTGGACTTCCTGCGCGAGGTTGGCAAGTACTTCCGGGTTGGCACCATGATCAAGAAGGAAATTGTGGCTTCGCGGCTGAACTCGGATGAGGGCATCAGCTACGCCGAATTCAGCTACCAGATCCTCCAGGGCATGGACTACTTGGAGCTCTTCCGCCAATACGGCTGTGTGTTGCAGCAAGGCGGCTCCGATCAGTGNGGGAACCTGACCAGCGGCACCGATTTGATCCGCAAGGTTGAGGGCGCCTCTGTCCACGCCTTGGGTACCCCTTTGATCACCAACTCCGACGGCACCAAGTTCGGTAAGAGTGAAGGTAATGCCATCTGGCTCGACGCCGCCATGTGCAGCCCGTATGACATGTACCAGTTCTGGCTCAACACCGCCGATGCCGATGTAGTTGACCGCTTGAAGGTGTTCACCTTCCTCTCACGTGAAGAAATCGATGCGATCGGTGTGGCTGTGACGGAAAAGCCGCAGGCTCGTCAGGGTCAGCGCACATTGGCATTCCAAGTTACCTCGTTGGTTCATGGAGTGGATACCGCGTTGAAGGTGATCGCCGCCTCTGCTGCGTTGTTCGGCCAGGGCGACCTTGCCGAATTGGATCTGGCCACTTTGGAATCGGCAACCCGCCAACTACCGCGTTCTGTTGCACCTGTTGGCGGACTCACGATTGTTGAACTGCTAGTTGTCTCGGGATTGTCCAAGAGCAATTCAGATGCTCGGCGCACGGTNGGGGAGGGCGGAGCCTATGTGAACAACGCCAAGGTCACCGATCTGGATGCTGTCCTTGGTGCTGCCGATGCGCTCCATGGCAAGTTCTTGTTGGTGCGCCGCGGAAAGCGAACACTGTCAATGGTGGAGCTGGCTGGCTAA
- a CDS encoding SRPBCC domain-containing protein has translation MWPSTSKAAEDTFVLDIPVEQAFDGFTDAVHLWWPVEDQSVFGAGSHVAVLRDHLVEESEDGEDIIWADVQEWESPRFIKFHWTLGQEQHGTSDVEIHFDPVEDGMTRVRISYEQVSADADGSDGSFICDWSLILARYARFMGGALKLD, from the coding sequence GTGTGGCCGTCCACATCCAAGGCTGCTGAAGATACGTTCGTCCTGGATATTCCAGTGGAGCAGGCGTTCGACGGATTCACGGATGCTGTGCACCTTTGGTGGCCTGTAGAAGATCAAAGTGTCTTTGGTGCGGGCTCCCATGTGGCAGTCCTGCGCGACCACCTTGTGGAAGAGTCCGAAGATGGCGAGGACATCATCTGGGCGGATGTTCAGGAGTGGGAGTCTCCTAGGTTTATCAAATTTCACTGGACCTTGGGCCAGGAGCAACACGGTACATCCGATGTCGAGATTCATTTCGATCCTGTTGAAGATGGCATGACCCGTGTCAGAATCAGCTATGAGCAAGTTTCTGCAGATGCAGACGGTTCAGACGGGTCATTTATTTGTGATTGGTCACTCATCTTGGCCAGATACGCCAGATTCATGGGTGGGGCGCTCAAGCTCGACTAG
- a CDS encoding HAD-IIA family hydrolase, with translation MLSDFDAVLADLDGVVYAGPAAIPGAIEALIGLGASNVKLAYVTNNASRTPAQVAAHLRELGAPADDDQVVSSAQAGAALLAQKFPKGTKVLVTGSAALAQEVTALGMTVVANATDAPEVVIQGFXSMLGWADLAEAAFAINAGALWIATNTDMTIPRDRGIAPGNGTLVAAVRAAVGHDPLVAGKPQAPLFHTAANRLGAQAPLVVGDRLDTDILGGNNAGMATALVLTGVDSCATALRACTAQRPTFILDTMAALYEPXPEVTSDGAKHTCGAAAATVVTDXSGERTVRITGSAQDTNAWRAACAAWWAEIPETAHGTSPRLLWHSELP, from the coding sequence TTGCTGAGTGATTTTGACGCGGTTTTGGCGGATCTGGACGGCGTGGTTTATGCCGGTCCAGCCGCCATTCCCGGCGCCATAGAAGCGTTGATAGGCCTGGGTGCCAGCAACGTGAAGCTGGCGTACGTGACGAACAATGCTTCACGTACGCCGGCGCAGGTCGCTGCACACCTGCGTGAACTCGGTGCNCCCGCTGACGACGATCAAGTGGTCAGCTCCGCCCAGGCAGGCGCCGCCCTGCTGGCACAAAAGTTCCCCAAAGGCACCAAGGTGCTTGTCACAGGCAGTGCTGCGCTGGCGCAAGAGGTGACTGCTCTGGGCATGACGGTGGTGGCAAATGCCACCGACGCTCCAGAGGTAGTCATCCAGGGTTTCGANTCAATGCTTGGGTGGGCTGACTTGGCTGAGGCTGCGTTTGCCATCAATGCTGGCGCACTCTGGATCGCCACCAACACTGACATGACCATTCCGCGCGATCGTGGGATCGCNCCCGGCAACGGGACCCTTGTCGCAGCGGTGCGCGCCGCCGTCGGACATGATCCCTTGGTGGCTGGAAAGCCCCAGGCTCCACTGTTTCATACGGCTGCCAACCGTTTGGGCGCTCAGGCTCCATTGGTGGTGGGCGACAGGCTCGACACAGACATCTTGGGCGGGAACAATGCCGGGATGGCTACAGCTTTGGTGCTCACTGGCGTGGATTCTTGCGCAACGGCTTTGCGAGCGTGCACTGCGCAACGGCCAACGTTCATCCTTGACACTATGGCTGCACTGTATGAGCCCTANCCCGAAGTGACCTCCGACGGCGCCAAGCACACCTGTGGTGCCGCTGCCGCGACGGTCGTCACTGATGANAGTGGGGAGCGGACTGTGCGCATCACCGGCAGCGCACAGGACACGAATGCTTGGCGTGCAGCCTGTGCTGCATGGTGGGCTGAGATCCCCGAGACCGCGCATGGAACTAGCCCGCGGCTCCTGTGGCACTCAGAGCTGCCATGA
- a CDS encoding TlyA family RNA methyltransferase: MTRLDQELVNRGLARSRTIAATLIKAGRVTVAGVPAVKAAHAVDTESALEILPGNEEDYVSRAGHKLAGALAHFPQVSVAGKRCFDAGASTGGFTDVLLRRGAATVAAVDVGHGQLVDSLRADARVEVYEGLNIRYMSADDIGGPADLTVCDLSFISLTLVMAPLTLATKVGGELLLMVKPQFEVGKDRLARTGVVSSENERRRAVALVASAAVANGLALQGIGTSLLPGQDGNVEYFLLATRVVSGPAHKIEEQDSAVAKLLAQLWP, encoded by the coding sequence ATGACACGGCTTGATCAAGAATTAGTCAACCGTGGCTTGGCGCGATCACGGACCATTGCGGCCACTCTCATCAAAGCCGGCCGGGTCACCGTAGCTGGTGTCCCGGCAGTCAAGGCGGCTCATGCAGTAGATACTGAGTCTGCTCTAGAGATCCTCCCGGGTAACGAAGAGGACTACGTGTCCCGGGCAGGCCACAAGCTTGCCGGTGCCTTGGCACATTTCCCACAGGTCAGCGTTGCCGGTAAACGTTGCTTTGACGCGGGTGCTTCCACCGGCGGCTTCACCGACGTGTTGTTGCGCCGGGGTGCGGCCACAGTGGCTGCCGTGGATGTGGGGCACGGCCAGCTTGTGGATTCNCTGCGCGCAGATGCCCGGGTGGAGGTCTACGAAGGGCTGAATATCCGTTATATGTCCGCGGATGACATTGGTGGCCCGGCTGATCTGACCGTCTGTGACCTGTCCTTCATATCCCTGACGCTGGTTATGGCGCCCTTGACCCTTGCCACGAAGGTTGGCGGGGAACTGCTGCTCATGGTGAAACCTCAATTTGAGGTGGGCAAGGATCGCCTGGCCCGCACCGGTGTTGTCAGTAGTGAAAATGAACGACGCCGGGCAGTTGCCTTAGTCGCCTCTGCTGCGGTTGCCAACGGGCTNGCTTTACAGGGCATTGGCACCAGTTTATTGCCTGGTCAGGACGGAAATGTAGAGTATTTTCTGCTCGCTACACGTGTTGTGTCAGGGCCTGCGCATAAGATCGAAGAACAAGATAGTGCTGTGGCGAAATTGTTGGCTCAGCTCTGGCCTTAG
- a CDS encoding NAD kinase, whose amino-acid sequence MTRRVLILAHTGREESMLAALEACVELHANNIVPVMYADELADMTGYLGVSGVNMEILDRDVSLEEIELVMVLGGDGTILRAAEIVRDYDVPLLGVNLGHVGFLAESEREELIQSVAAVVQRKYSVEERMCLDVIVRVAGKVVAHTWALNEVALXKGNRERMIEVVTEVDGRPLTSFGCDGVVMATPTGSTAYAFSAGGPVVWPGVEALLMVPISAHALFAKPLVVSPSSTLAVEVLSRNGAYGVIWCDGRRTVELLPGARIEVTRSSKPVKLARTQQSTFSERLVRKFELPVQGWRGPSVEESPPPTTQLPIIKTPRPKTSLEGPPAGLNLQVPDLTIPQHKSSYSGTTNFYGEERP is encoded by the coding sequence ATGACACGGCGCGTCTTGATTCTGGCCCACACCGGCCGTGAAGAGTCGATGCTTGCCGCCCTTGAGGCGTGCGTTGAACTTCATGCAAACAACATTGTCCCTGTCATGTATGCCGACGAATTAGCGGACATGACAGGGTATCTAGGNGTCTCCGGTGTAAACATGGAGATTCTAGACAGAGATGTCTCCCTGGAAGAGATTGAACTTGTCATGGTTCTTGGCGGTGACGGCACCATCTTGCGGGCAGCCGAGATCGTCCGCGACTACGATGTTCCCTTGCTTGGTGTGAATCTGGGCCACGTCGGCTTCCTGGCCGAAAGCGAACGTGAAGAACTCATCCAAAGCGTGGCAGCGGTGGTGCAACGCAAATACTCGGTCGAGGAACGCATGTGCCTTGACGTCATCGTCAGAGTGGCAGGGAAAGTGGTGGCACACACCTGGGCCCTGAATGAAGTCGCCCTTGANAAAGGCAACCGTGAACGCATGATTGAGGTGGTCACCGAAGTTGATGGACGCCCTCTGACCTCCTTCGGCTGCGACGGAGTGGTGATGGCAACNCCCACAGGTTCCACCGCCTACGCNTTTTCTGCTGGTGGCCCGGTGGTGTGGCCCGGAGTTGAGGCCCTTCTCATGGTTCCCATCAGTGCTCACGCGCTCTTCGCCAAACCTTTGGTGGTCTCCCCGTCATCCACGCTGGCCGTGGAAGTACTCAGCCGCAACGGTGCCTATGGAGTCATCTGGTGCGATGGTAGGCGCACGGTTGAGCTATTGCCTGGAGCCCGGATTGAGGTCACTCGGTCTTCCAAGCCGGTCAAACTGGCCAGAACCCAACAATCAACGTTTTCCGAACGGCTCGTGCGCAAATTCGAGCTGCCCGTGCAAGGCTGGCGTGGCCCCTCGGTGGAAGAATCACCGCCACCCACCACCCAGCTGCCCATCATCAAGACGCCCAGACCCAAAACCTCTCTTGAGGGTCCNCCNGCTGGCCTGAACTTGCAAGTTCCGGATCTGACCATCCCGCAGCACAAGAGCTCTTATTCTGGGACCACAAACTTTTACGGAGAGGAGCGTCCATGA
- the recN gene encoding DNA repair protein RecN — MIEEIRIRDLGVISESTLPLGPGLSVVSGETGAGKTMVVTAVGLLLGNRADAGAVRNGAKTASAEATLTLPAGHPALVRALEAGADIDEFDGGAQLILARTVSADGRSRAHVGGRSAPIGVLNELGEALVAVHGQSDQIRLKNPTAQRVALDKFAAEAHKGFAAKVRSYRSVFERWRAIQTELMELRSASRERLREAESLTTALAEIDAVEPMPGEDELLKAQAVKLGNVEELRKATLGAHEALSAADYGDGIDAAALVDTAKRLVETVAEADEELAQTTKRLSEVGYLLADIARDLASYATSLDSEGPGRLAEVEDRRGELSVLVRKYAPSIDGVIEWAEAARLRLSELSDDSGRIDALETEEATSLAELSALATEVTGLRRKAAEKLSKAVSAELKALAMPDARLVIEIAPAERSIHGEDDISFLLAPHAGALPRPLGXGASGGELSRVMLALEVVLAAVDPVPTFVFDEVDSGVGGKAAVEIGRRLAMLAEHVQVLVVTHLPQVAAFADQHILVTKSSVSXNSTGITTSNVRLLTYEERVVELARMLAGQEDSVTAQAHAKELLAQAARPTP, encoded by the coding sequence ATGATTGAAGAAATCCGTATTAGGGACTTGGGCGTCATTTCCGAGTCAACGCTCCCGCTGGGTCCAGGACTGAGTGTTGTCAGTGGCGAAACCGGTGCCGGCAAGACCATGGTGGTGACCGCCGTCGGACTCTTATTGGGAAATAGGGCTGACGCCGGGGCTGTACGCAACGGGGCCAAAACAGCCTCGGCCGAGGCAACTTTAACCCTTCCTGCAGGACATCCGGCACTGGTGCGCGCCTTAGAAGCCGGGGCTGACATTGACGAATTTGACGGTGGCGCACAGTTAATCCTGGCCCGCACGGTCAGCGCTGATGGGCGTAGCCGCGCTCACGTGGGAGGTCGCAGCGCTCCGATCGGTGTGCTCAATGAGCTNGGGGAGGCCCTTGTTGCTGTGCACGGGCAGTCGGACCAAATCCGGTTGAAGAACCCAACCGCGCAACGTGTGGCGCTGGATAAGTTCGCGGCTGAGGCGCACAAGGGCTTTGCCGCCAAAGTGCGCAGTTACAGGAGCGTCTTTGAACGGTGGCGGGCCATCCAAACCGAACTGATGGAACTGCGCTCAGCCAGCCGGGAACGCCTGCGCGAGGCTGAATCGCTGACAACAGCTCTGGCGGAGATCGACGCCGTCGAACCCATGCCTGGAGAAGATGAACTTCTCAAAGCCCAAGCAGTAAAGCTGGGTAATGTGGAAGAGCTGCGGAAAGCAACATTAGGTGCTCACGAGGCCCTCAGTGCGGCTGATTATGGCGACGGCATCGATGCAGCAGCTCTGGTTGACACGGCCAAGAGGCTAGTGGAAACCGTCGCCGAGGCAGACGAAGAACTGGCACAAACCACTAAGCGGCTCTCCGAGGTTGGCTACTTGCTGGCAGATATTGCCCGGGACCTCGCCAGCTACGCCACCTCCCTCGACTCAGAAGGTCCAGGACGGTTGGCCGAAGTTGAAGACCGTCGAGGTGAGCTCTCCGTTCTAGTGCGTAAATATGCGCCGAGCATTGACGGGGTCATCGAATGGGCTGAGGCAGCCCGGTTGCGCCTAAGCGAACTAAGCGATGACTCCGGGCGGATCGACGCTCTTGAGACTGAGGAAGCCACCTCACTGGCCGAGCTAAGTGCCTTAGCAACAGAGGTGACGGGGTTGCGGCGAAAGGCTGCAGAGAAACTCTCAAAGGCTGTCAGTGCCGAGTTGAAAGCGTTGGCCATGCCCGATGCAAGGCTCGTCATTGAGATCGCACCGGCAGAACGCAGCATCCACGGTGAAGATGATATTTCCTTCTTGCTGGCACCGCACGCCGGAGCCCTCCCACGGCCCTTGGGCAGNGGCGCCTCCGGCGGTGAACTCTCCCGGGTGATGCTGGCACTGGAAGTGGTACTGGCCGCTGTGGACCCGGTCCCAACATTTGTCTTTGACGAAGTTGACTCCGGGGTGGGCGGAAAAGCGGCCGTAGAAATTGGGCGCAGGCTTGCCATGCTGGCTGAGCATGTCCAAGTATTGGTGGTGACACACCTGCCTCAGGTGGCCGCCTTCGCCGATCAGCACATTCTTGTCACAAAGAGTTCTGTGAGTAANAACTCAACAGGTATCACCACCAGCAATGTGCGGCTCTTGACGTATGAGGAAAGAGTTGTAGAACTGGCCCGAATGCTGGCAGGGCAGGAGGATTCAGTGACTGCACAGGCCCACGCTAAGGAACTATTGGCACAGGCTGCGCGTCCCACTCCTTAA